The following coding sequences lie in one Treponema primitia ZAS-1 genomic window:
- a CDS encoding YchJ family protein translates to MKSCPCGSGRTYAECCEPYITGIQKPPTAEALMRSRYTAYAEHAIDYIVDTCVQEGKDKIDVKETRAWSEGSRWLGLKVLSVTKGGSADTTGTVEFEASYERDGLRDIHHEEAKFKKIDSQWFYDEGDIVPKTIVRAAPKVGRNEPCPCGSGKKYKHCCGK, encoded by the coding sequence ATGAAATCTTGCCCCTGCGGTTCTGGCCGTACCTACGCTGAATGCTGCGAACCCTACATCACCGGGATCCAAAAGCCCCCCACTGCGGAAGCGTTGATGCGGAGCCGTTACACTGCCTATGCGGAACACGCTATTGATTACATTGTGGATACCTGTGTCCAGGAAGGCAAGGATAAAATCGATGTAAAGGAAACTCGGGCCTGGAGTGAAGGCTCCCGGTGGCTCGGGCTAAAGGTACTTTCGGTTACCAAGGGCGGAAGCGCCGACACCACAGGAACCGTGGAGTTTGAAGCCTCCTATGAACGGGACGGTCTGCGGGATATCCACCACGAGGAGGCCAAGTTTAAAAAAATTGACAGCCAGTGGTTCTACGACGAGGGGGATATAGTCCCAAAGACCATAGTCCGGGCTGCCCCCAAGGTGGGGCGCAACGAACCCTGCCCCTGCGGGAGCGGGAAGAAGTATAAACACTGCTGCGGTAAATAA
- a CDS encoding transketolase family protein, which produces METKATAVAEIRAAYVDTLTELAAKNSNIVVLEADLMSCTNTGVFKKAYPDRFYNVGIAEANMVGIAAGLSSVGKIPFAATFGCFASRRVYDQFFISANYAKLNVKLVGTDPGVTAAANGGTHMPFEDLALMRAIPGLTIVEPSDAWSGAAFVREAVETYGCVYFRFPRKPVPVLYTENDKFQFGKAKLIKPGKDVLFVALGSLMVNESLKARESLAAEGIDAGVLDVLTLKPIDREAILSEAGKVKAVISAENHQINNGLGSAVAEILAEDGFRGKFARIGIRDEFGEVGSQDYLTKRFGLDSGSLAAKAKELLK; this is translated from the coding sequence CATATGTTGATACTTTGACTGAATTGGCGGCAAAAAATAGCAATATCGTGGTTTTGGAAGCGGACCTTATGAGCTGTACCAACACCGGAGTTTTCAAAAAGGCCTACCCGGACCGGTTTTATAACGTGGGTATCGCCGAAGCTAATATGGTAGGAATTGCCGCAGGGCTTTCCTCGGTGGGGAAGATTCCCTTCGCCGCCACCTTTGGCTGCTTCGCTTCCCGGCGGGTTTACGATCAGTTTTTCATTTCCGCCAATTATGCCAAGCTGAACGTTAAGTTGGTTGGTACCGATCCCGGGGTTACCGCGGCTGCAAACGGCGGTACCCACATGCCCTTTGAGGATCTTGCCCTGATGCGGGCCATACCGGGCTTAACCATTGTAGAACCCTCCGACGCCTGGAGCGGCGCTGCCTTTGTCAGGGAAGCGGTGGAAACCTACGGCTGTGTGTACTTCCGGTTCCCCCGCAAACCGGTTCCGGTACTGTATACGGAAAATGATAAGTTCCAGTTCGGGAAAGCCAAGCTTATTAAACCGGGTAAGGATGTCCTTTTCGTAGCCCTGGGGAGCCTCATGGTGAACGAATCCCTTAAAGCCCGGGAAAGCCTGGCTGCTGAAGGGATCGACGCCGGGGTTCTGGACGTGCTTACCCTTAAGCCCATAGACCGGGAAGCGATACTATCGGAAGCCGGTAAGGTAAAGGCGGTAATCAGCGCCGAAAACCACCAGATTAACAACGGTCTTGGCAGTGCTGTGGCGGAGATCCTTGCGGAAGACGGTTTCCGGGGCAAGTTTGCCCGGATCGGCATCCGGGACGAGTTTGGGGAAGTTGGTTCCCAGGACTACCTGACCAAGCGCTTCGGGTTGGACTCCGGGTCGCTGGCCGCTAAGGCGAAGGAACTGCTTAAGTAG